The Bubalus kerabau isolate K-KA32 ecotype Philippines breed swamp buffalo chromosome 16, PCC_UOA_SB_1v2, whole genome shotgun sequence genome includes a region encoding these proteins:
- the LOC129629595 gene encoding protein max-like — MSDNDDIEVESNEEQPRFQSAADKPAHHNALERKRRDHIKDSFHSLRDSVPSLQGEKASRAQILDKATEYIQYMRRKNHTHQQDIDDLKWQNALLEQQVRALEKARSSAQLQTNYPSSDSSLYTNAKGNTISAFDGGSDSSSESEPEEPQSRKKLRLEAS; from the coding sequence ATGAGCGATAATGATGACATCGAGGTGGAGAGCAACGAAGAGCAACCGAGGTTTCAATCTGCGGCTGACAAACCGGCTCATCATAATGCACTGGAACGAAAACGCAGGGACCACATCAAAGACAGCTTTCACAGTTTGCGGGACTCAGTCCCCTCACTCCAAGGAGAGAAGGCATCCCGGGCCCAAATCCTAGACAAAGCCACAGAGTATATCCAGTATATGCGAAGGAAAAACCACACACACCAGCAAGATATTGATGACCTCAAGTGGCAGAATGCTCTCCTGGAGCAGCAAGtccgtgcactggagaaggcgagGTCGAGTGCCCAACTGCAGACCAACTACCCCTCCTCAGACAGCAGCCTCTACACCAACGCCAAGGGCAACACCATCTCTGCCTTCGATGGGGGCTCGGACTCCAGCTCGGAGTCGGAGCCTGAAGAGCCCCAAAGCAGGAAGAAGCTCCGGTTGGAAGCCAGCTAA